Proteins encoded together in one Telopea speciosissima isolate NSW1024214 ecotype Mountain lineage chromosome 6, Tspe_v1, whole genome shotgun sequence window:
- the LOC122665251 gene encoding mitochondrial carnitine/acylcarnitine carrier-like protein, with amino-acid sequence MADIAKDLTAGTVGGAAQLVCGHPFDTIKVKLQSQPTPAPGQLPKYSGAMDAVKQTIAAEGPRGLYKGMGAPLATVAALNAVLFTVRGQMEALLRSEPGAPLSVSQQVVCGAGAGVAVSFLACPTELIKCRLQAQSTLADSVSASGKMKYGGPMDVARHVLSERGVRGLFKGLVPTLGREVPGNAVMFGVYEAFKQFLAGGKDTSSLSRSSLIVAGGVAGGSLWLLVYPADVIKSVLQVDDFKNPKFSGSVDAFKKILASEGVKGLYKGFGPAMSRSVPANAACFLAYEVTRSSLG; translated from the exons atGGCAGATATAGCTAAGGACTTAACTGCTGGGACCGTTGGAGGGGCAGCACAGTTGGTATGCGGGCACCCCTTTGACACCATCAAGGTCAAGCTCCAAAGCCAGCCTACCCCAGCCCCAGGCCAACTCCCCAAGTATTCAGGTGCCATGGATGCTGTTAAGCAAACAATTGCAGCTGAAGGCCCAAGGGGCTTGTACAAAGGTATGGGGGCCCCACTTGCCACAGTGGCAGCATTAAATGCTGTCCTTTTCACTGTACGAGGACAGATGGAAGCTTTGTTGAGGTCCGAACCCGGTGCTCCTCTTTCAGTTAGTCAGCAGGTTGTATGTGGTGCTGGGGCTGGAGTTGCGGTGTCCTTCCTTGCATGCCCCACCGAGTTGATCAAGTGCAG GTTGCAAGCCCAGAGTACTTTGGCAGATTCTGTCTCTGCATCTGGGAAAATGAAGTATGGAGGTCCAATGGATGTTGCAAGGCATGTTCTCTCAGAAAGGGGTGTAAGGGGCCTCTTCAAAGGTCTAGTACCCACCCTTGGCCGTGAAGTCCCTGGAAATGCTGTGATGTTTGGTGTCTATGAAGCCTTCAAACAGTTCCTTGCTGGGGGCAAAGACACTTCTTCTCTAAGTCGAAGCTCTTTAATTGTTGCTGGAGGCGTAGCAGGAGGCTCTTTGTGGCTCTTAGTCTATCCAGCTGATGTCATAAAGAGTGTTCTTCAAGTTGATGACTTCAAGAATCCAAAGTTCTCGGGTTCCGTTGATGCCTTCAAGAAGATCCTAGCATCTGAGGGAGTTAAAGGATTGTATAAAGGATTTGGGCCTGCAATGAGCCGCAGTGTTCCAGCGAATGCAGCCTGCTTCTTGGCATATGAGGTGACAAGATCCAGCTTGGGATGA